Genomic window (Vigna radiata var. radiata cultivar VC1973A chromosome 1, Vradiata_ver6, whole genome shotgun sequence):
TATGAAATTTTGCCTTGGTGGATTTTTGTGATTGGAAAACTGTATTTACTTGAAGTATAAAATTAATACAGGGAGCTCATGCCCTATACAAGCCCACAAGATCCGATGTAGTATCATCCATGGACTCTCTCTGCTTGGATGTTCAGAAAAATCAGAAGAATGGGCATCACGAAAGTTTGCAACAGTGTGACTATGAAATTGAATATGCAGATAGGAGTTTTTCCTTGGGAGTTCTTATTAGAGACGATCTTCATCTTGTATCTAAAAATGGATCCAAAATCAagctaaattttgtttttgggtATGAATCCCTTCTTTTTTTGCAGCTCTACCTTTTTCTTTTGGCAATAATGTATTGTAAGAAATTGATGATCCATTCAATgctatacttttttattaaggTGTGGATATGATCAAGAAGGCTTACTTTTGAACACATTGGCAAAGACAGATGGAATCATGGGACTGAGCAGGGCAAAAGTGAGCCTACCTAACCAGTTAGCAAGTAAAGGGCTTATTAAGAATGTGGTTGGTCATTGCTTGAGCAATGATGAAGTCGGTGGAGGTTACATGTTTTTGGGTGATGATTTCTTGCCATATTGGGGTATGACTTGGGTACCAATGGCCTATACCCTTACTACGTGAGTATGATTTCTTAATTAAGAATGTGATTATTCCCATTTAATTATGAAGcgagtttgattttcttttgtgaaactgttttcatttgaaaatgtttttatgtATTCTGAAACTGTGTTTTTCCTGATGCCGAGTACTATTCTGATGTTTGCTCTGATTCTTCTCGTGTGGAATGCACTCTAATCTACAGGGATTTATACCAAACTGAgatttttggaataaattatGGAAATCGGCAACTCAGTTTTGATGGCCAAAGCAAAGTAGGAAAGGTGGTTTTTGATAGTGGCAGTTCTTATACATATTTCCCAAAAGAAGCATACTTGGATCTTGTTGCTTCTGTGAGTTTTTACATTTATCAATCTGGAAccattttgtaaatttttcttGAGTCTGTTCATGAACACCACAAATTCATTACTTATACGTATTGGTGCAGCTTAATGAAGTTTCTGGGTTGAAACTCGTTCAAGATGATTCAGATACTACTTTACCCATTTGCTGGCAAGCAAATTTCCCAATCAAGTAGATAAACTACTCaatgtgcaattattttttgcatttgtaatgttatttttataataactaaagTAACTTAATTTGTAAAGCAGTAATTACACAAGGTGAAATGACACTATTTAGTTCTAAAATCCATGTTACATGAATGCAGATCTGTCAAAGATGTCAAGGATTACTTCAAGACCTTAACTCTTCGGTTTGGAAACAAGTGGTGGATTTTGTCCACAATTTTTCATATACCTCCAGAGGGTTACTTGATCATTAGTGTAATCCTATCTTTCTATTACAACTTTTGTTCCAACTGATTTAGTTACTGTCATTCATTCTAAAAAACTACCTTTTTGCTGCAGAACAAAGGGAATGTGTGCTTGGGTATCCTTGATGGTAGTGATGTAAACGATGGATCCTCAATTATTCTTGGAGGTACTCTCATCCTTATGAAAACCTGAAAGCTTacaaataatttctatttttttaatatctccAATTTATCTTACACTACTTGACTTAGCTTATAATCTTTGTATATTtgtgtttaatgtgtttgatgATGAATAACTCAACTGGGGTGATTTTTGCAGACATTTCATTCAGAGGATACTTAGTTGTGTATGATAATGCAAAGCAGAAAATTGGTTGGAAGCGAGCAGACTGTGACATGTCAAGCAGaagattgagaaagaaaaacagtttTATCCCTGATACCATGCTATAATTCACTCTAAGGAAAACAATATAACTTGTATTATTTAGATCCTTTCATGCTAAAATCTAAGATGGCATCCACGAATAAAACAGCCAATGTAGAGTTACACACAAAATATAGGAACTTAGAAGAGTAATGGATATAATAGCTTATTTTATACTCCAATCACTATTTCACTattatatccttttttttttttctaaatataagattcatataactatttttttttttttcaaaacttttaagTAGTTGATGGATGGAGAGAGGACATTGATAGtgtagttttaatatttaaaattaaagtctatttttttaaaattttcatggAAAAGAGGAAGAGACGAAATATAGTGTTTACTGCTtgtaaattaaagtaatttaagaTACTTTAATAGAAAAGTAATCAATAGAAaggataattaaaaaaagggtcttctataaaattataagattaatgaaaatataaaaccgaatgaaaaatacttaaagtatataaaaaagttcTTAACTGAAATAATGTAAGCAGTTATAGTATAgaccaaatttataatttaaaaatataaaaatggaaattacagaaaaagtaagagatatataatttattatttagtgtATATACGGGTCAGATACTAGaagaaggaaaataataaatagtctTCTTTATCCAAACCtgccaaaaacaaaattgagaGCGAAAGATCAGACTGCACCCACCACTAACAATGACGGAGCCGCCGCCGCCTCCGCCGCCGAATCCTCCGGTACCGCCACCGTCACAAACCTTATCGCCGGAAAACGACGTCGCAATGTCTCCCCAAAACTCCTCCGAAGACCCAGACTCCTCCCTCCCCACCCAAATGACTCCCGAGCCCGCCGTTCCGGAATCCCCAGACTCCACCACGACCCGACAAGACCCGGTTCCACCGCCGCGAAAACGTCGCCGTCGCAAGAAGTTCTTTACGGAACTCAACGCTCCGTCCTCCACTCGCCGAAGCGACGTAGCCAAGGACTGCGACGTGGAAGCCCTAATAGCGA
Coding sequences:
- the LOC106773472 gene encoding aspartyl protease APCB1; translated protein: MEDDHFPQIKGVVIISLPPPDNPSLGKTITAITFSDPSSPQPSLLQQPGQNLTNLNDHNNTDPSLHSNPSNTQLSFSLRTLFHATPVKLFSFFGALLFALFLYGSVSSTTTLELSGPKNDGDDDAKPGSYFFPLYPKFGVLGQKNMKLQLGKLVHKEKILTQTKNRVGSEVVAVDSSSVFPVSGNVFPDGLYFTILRVGNPPRSYFLDVDTGSDLTWMQCDAPCTSCGKGAHALYKPTRSDVVSSMDSLCLDVQKNQKNGHHESLQQCDYEIEYADRSFSLGVLIRDDLHLVSKNGSKIKLNFVFGCGYDQEGLLLNTLAKTDGIMGLSRAKVSLPNQLASKGLIKNVVGHCLSNDEVGGGYMFLGDDFLPYWGMTWVPMAYTLTTDLYQTEIFGINYGNRQLSFDGQSKVGKVVFDSGSSYTYFPKEAYLDLVASLNEVSGLKLVQDDSDTTLPICWQANFPIKSVKDVKDYFKTLTLRFGNKWWILSTIFHIPPEGYLIISNKGNVCLGILDGSDVNDGSSIILGDISFRGYLVVYDNAKQKIGWKRADCDMSSRRLRKKNSFIPDTML